DNA sequence from the Carnobacterium funditum DSM 5970 genome:
GTTAAACCAATAATGACTGCAGGTGCTGCACCAATATAAGGACCAACATAAGGAATAATATTAGTAATTCCTGCTATGATTCCTAGCAACAATGCATAAGGCATACCTATAATTAAGTAGCCAATGAACGTAAAGATCCCAACCATCAAACAAACCAATGATTGTCCACTAATATACGAAGCAATCGTATTATTCATTTGACCAAGCAGCTCAATCATTTGTCCTCTAAATTCTTTTGGAAAAAATTTTGCTACTGCTGGTCGAAAATGTTGTCCGTCTTTAAACATATAAAACAGTATAATAGGAGCGGTAAATATAACAATAGTGGTATTCGCAACTGCTCCAAAAATTGAACCTACACTATTTGTAATTGCTGAAAAAACAATATTAGCTATATTTCCAATAGATAAATCTAATTTGTTCATTGATTTTTCTATATTAAAGTTTTTTAACCAAGGTTTTTGAATAATTTCTCTAGAATAATCTTCCAAGGACTTAATTAAGTCCGGGATATTAGAGATCAATTGCCCAATTTGATTAACTAAAATAGGAAGTACTGAAACAATCAAAATAACAACTATTCCTAGAAATAAAAGCATAATAATTATAATGCCATACTTACGTTTTATGTTAGTTTTTCCCATTAAATTAATTATAGGATTCAAAAGATAGTACAAAAATCCTGCTACCAGTATCGGTGTAAACAACGTTGACACAAATGTTGTAATTGGTTGAAATATAAAATCAATCTTTGTTGACATAAAAATTAAAGTTGCTATAACTAATAGCCAGATAGACCAAAACATTAATTTTGATTTCCTGAAGAGTTCCATTTTTCCATCTCCTTTTTTATACTGAATCCATCATAGAGCTTAGTAAATAATTTCCAACTAATTTCTCCGTTACTTCTATTAAAAACCTATGAGTTCTTTCATTTGCATGGCTAGCATCGATTCCTGCACCGATTAACGCATGACGAACATCTACTACTGTCTTTCAGATACAGAGTATTCATCCGTTTGTTGATTGTCACCAATAGCTCACATATCTACTACTAAATATTCTACTCCTTTTTCAAATATATTTGAGTTTCCTCCATATCCAATTTCTTCGTTATTAGAAATAAAAAATTGAGTTGTATAAGGTAATTCAATTTTTTCTTTCATTATTTTTTCTAAAAAATTTAATAATAGGGCTATACTTTCTTTATCATCAAGATGGCGGGATTTAATAGAGCCACTTTTTGTTACCTCTGTTCGAGGATCGAAATTAATAAAATCTCCGACTTCTATACCTAATTTTTTGTTTCTTCCTTACTTTGAGTTTTTCATCAATACGAATCTCCATATTTGTTTAATCTCTTTGAACTGTACCGGCTTCTTTATAGACGTCAACGCCTGTCTGATGTAAAAGAATTGTTCCTGTATACGTTTCTCCATGAGAAGTCTGAATAGTACAATATTCACCTTCAATCGCATTATATCGAAACCCTCCAATCAGATTCATTTTCAAGCGACCATCCGGATTTATAGCCTGTACCATCGTTCCAAGTGTATCTACATGAGCGGTTACTAGACGTTATTTTTGTGGTCTTTTCATTTAACAGTTCCTATTAAACTGCTTTTATTATTCTCATAAGCATCATATCCTAATTTTGTAAGGATTTGCTTTATTTCTTTTTATTATTTGACTCGTGTTTCCAGTTGGAGAAGGTATATTGGCTAAATATTTCATCTATCCAATTGTTTTATTATTCATTATTTCACCTCCATCTTACTGTTTTCATCATTATATGTTAGTGGTGATAGAAAATAAAGATTTATTCCTACCGTTCGTCTCCTCTAGAAACATCCTATTTTCTATGTTATTCTTAGAGCCAGAATAACGTAGAAAGAAGGTAAGTTATGAATTATTTTTGGTCAACTGATTTAAATTCTACTATCTATAAAGATTCATTATCTATTCGAAACAAGGTTTTTGTAGATGAACAACAAGTACCACCAGAAATGGAAGTAGACGAATTTGAAACTCTAACCACATATGTAGTCGGCTATTTAGATTCAATTCCTGTTGTTACTGCTAGACTTTTGCCAATGGATCAACGCACCTATAAGGTACAACGTGTAGCTGTTTTAAAAAACTACCGTGGCAAACAAATTGGCAAACAGATTATGGCTGAAATAGAACGCTTTGCGATTGAAAAAAAACGTGTTTCTTTAGTTTTAGGAGCTCAAGACCAAGCTATCGGATTTTATTCCTCTTTGGGTTATTCGATTAATAGTGAAGGCTATTTGGATGCAGGCATCCCTCATCACGATATGATTAAAAGCTTAGTTTAACCACGTTACTAGTTTAAACAATAAGATTTAAAAATAAAAAATAATGATCATATTTCCCTATTAGAAAAGGAAATACGCTCGTTATTTTTTTATTTGCTCAATTCCACCAATTAATCAACGAATTTTTCAACAAACAACATCAATGTTTCTGCTGCAAGATTCCTATTTTTTCAAAACCTGCTTCTGCATTTTCACCTGCTATATCTGATAACCTTCTAATATTTATGAATGGAATAGCTTAGTGATAGGCTGTTTGATGAATAGCAGTCCTTCCATTTCTGCAGCTTTCGCAGTTGGAAATCATCTTCTAATTTCTTCTACTCTTTTTTTATCACTCATAAAAGAATCTGCTGTAAGGATTAAAACCGCATATTATTTTTTGACTAGTATCTAATTCAACAAATACTTTAAGAGCAAGTTCACTATATTTATCATCTACTTGGCAACTAGCTAGCATTTCTGGAACTTGTTCTAAAGTATAATTAAAAACAGTTGCATCGACATCGCAAAAAATTGATTCTGTTGAGATAACGATATCCCAAATGCACAAAGAGCGATCCATCCCTCCTGCAAAACCAGTGTTTAAAATAAAGTCAGACGTAAACCGTTCTATTAAAATCGCTGTAGACAATGCAGTATTCGCTTTACCAATTCTAGATTGAACTAAGACAATATCATTGCCATTTAATAATCCTTATTCGAATACCGCATTAGCAACTGTGATTTTTTCATTCCCATCTTTTCTCGTAAAGACCTAACTTCTTCAGCCATTGCAGCAAAAATTGCGATTTTTATTTTTTCAAACCTTCTTTCCTTATTTTTATTGTTCAACCAAATTAGCGACTAACATCACACTTTTCAACTATCCTTTAGTCTCTTCACCTGATATTTTTTTCCTTCCGTTCTTTTAATTAGGATTTCTCGTTTTGTTTTTACTTTTTCCAAACGCCTATTTCTTTCATTCGGAATTAAATTAATTTTTTCAATAATCGATGGTCGATTTGATTCATAATAGATTTCAAAAACATCACCTAAAACTACTTCATTAGGTAAATTCCATCTACTTATTTCAATTGGATCATTGCCATTATCAGGAATCAGTCGAGCAACATCTCCTTCTAATTCTTCTAAAATTACTCGCATTTTCTATTCCTCCTTTTCAGTTTCAACAATAAATGTTCCATCTTTATTAGCTTTTATCGTAATCGTTCCATTTTTTTCCGTTCCATAAATAGGAATATTCATTTTGTTTAGTCGATCTACTGTTTC
Encoded proteins:
- a CDS encoding GNAT family N-acetyltransferase; this translates as MNYFWSTDLNSTIYKDSLSIRNKVFVDEQQVPPEMEVDEFETLTTYVVGYLDSIPVVTARLLPMDQRTYKVQRVAVLKNYRGKQIGKQIMAEIERFAIEKKRVSLVLGAQDQAIGFYSSLGYSINSEGYLDAGIPHHDMIKSLV
- a CDS encoding AI-2E family transporter, with translation MELFRKSKLMFWSIWLLVIATLIFMSTKIDFIFQPITTFVSTLFTPILVAGFLYYLLNPIINLMGKTNIKRKYGIIIIMLLFLGIVVILIVSVLPILVNQIGQLISNIPDLIKSLEDYSREIIQKPWLKNFNIEKSMNKLDLSIGNIANIVFSAITNSVGSIFGAVANTTIVIFTAPIILFYMFKDGQHFRPAVAKFFPKEFRGQMIELLGQMNNTIASYISGQSLVCLMVGIFTFIGYLIIGMPYALLLGIIAGITNIIPYVGPYIGAAPAVIIGLTISPTKAILVALVVLVVQQIDGNFISPNVIGKTLAIHPLTIIVILLVAGNLAGLLGMILGVPFYAVVKTIVVYLHDMINIKKRHQNLQGEDNKK